Proteins from a genomic interval of Clostridium scatologenes:
- a CDS encoding sulfite exporter TauE/SafE family protein, which translates to MQIFHMLNLSMYQWVWVILAAFFIGFSKTGISSFMMPAIPIVAGIFGGKGSTGVVLPMLILGDVFALYYYNRHAEWNNIRKLLPWTLVGLALGIIVGNYVDDKQFKAFIAISVLICLFILIYTERKGENFHVPQNAFLYALTGILCGFTSMIGNAAGPIFSVYLLFMGFKKNDFMGTTAWFFFIINITKVPLQIIFWNNIPIKTVFLAGIMIPAIALGAVLGVLLIKKLNEKLFHRVILLVTAIAAIKLLF; encoded by the coding sequence ATGCAAATATTCCATATGTTAAACTTATCAATGTATCAATGGGTTTGGGTGATATTGGCAGCATTTTTTATTGGATTTTCAAAGACAGGAATAAGTTCTTTTATGATGCCAGCTATACCTATTGTTGCCGGCATATTTGGTGGAAAAGGGTCTACAGGAGTAGTATTACCTATGCTTATATTAGGTGATGTTTTTGCATTATATTATTATAATAGACATGCAGAGTGGAACAATATAAGAAAACTTTTGCCATGGACATTAGTTGGATTAGCTTTAGGAATTATAGTTGGTAATTATGTTGATGATAAACAGTTTAAAGCTTTTATTGCTATCTCAGTTTTAATATGTTTATTCATTTTAATTTACACTGAAAGAAAGGGTGAAAATTTTCATGTTCCTCAAAATGCTTTTCTATATGCTTTAACAGGTATACTTTGTGGCTTTACATCTATGATTGGAAATGCTGCAGGACCAATATTCAGCGTTTATTTATTATTCATGGGATTTAAGAAAAACGATTTTATGGGAACTACTGCATGGTTTTTCTTCATTATAAACATAACTAAAGTACCATTGCAGATTATATTCTGGAATAACATCCCTATAAAGACAGTTTTTCTTGCAGGAATCATGATACCAGCAATAGCTTTAGGAGCAGTATTAGGGGTTTTATTAATTAAAAAGCTTAATGAAAAATTGTTTCATAGAGTTATTTTACTTGTTACAGCTATAGCAGCAATAAAACTATTATTTTAG
- a CDS encoding LysR family transcriptional regulator, which translates to MNYKKITLLQIEYFLAVARHLNFTEAAKSLYVSQPSLSKQIAILENEIGIQLFFRTKRDVRLTSAGMVLFKETRGVIELIENSIEKCRKADLCKNSTITIGCLDAMDTSAFLSPIIKKFREKYHSINIVLERHSFRVLREKFINGTLDVIFTLSFEIDDSLGILSDIVYKGNGYIIMEASHQLINKNNLTLEDFKDENFIMIERDESPKGFDGIISLCKTHGFTPKIVKQLPNVESLILCVESGLGVALLDSNIRLYDNPNIKGVKIGEDFISYIMVWKKENMNTAVSLFTNSVLSEVAIQK; encoded by the coding sequence GTGAATTATAAGAAAATTACATTGCTTCAAATTGAATATTTTTTAGCTGTGGCAAGGCATCTAAATTTTACAGAGGCTGCAAAAAGCTTATATGTATCACAACCTTCTTTGAGTAAGCAAATTGCAATATTGGAAAATGAAATAGGCATTCAGCTTTTTTTTAGAACAAAGAGAGATGTCAGGTTAACATCAGCAGGTATGGTACTGTTTAAGGAAACGAGAGGTGTAATAGAACTTATAGAAAATTCTATAGAAAAATGTAGGAAAGCTGATTTATGTAAAAATAGCACTATAACTATTGGTTGTTTAGATGCTATGGATACAAGTGCTTTTTTGTCACCTATTATAAAAAAGTTTAGAGAGAAATATCATAGTATAAATATAGTACTTGAAAGACATTCCTTTAGGGTGTTAAGAGAAAAATTTATTAATGGAACTCTGGATGTGATATTTACTCTCTCCTTTGAAATTGACGATTCTCTTGGAATTCTTTCAGATATTGTGTATAAGGGAAATGGATATATTATAATGGAAGCTTCTCATCAACTCATTAATAAAAATAATTTAACTCTTGAGGATTTTAAAGATGAAAATTTTATTATGATTGAAAGAGATGAATCGCCAAAAGGCTTTGATGGAATTATAAGTCTCTGTAAAACACATGGATTTACACCTAAGATAGTGAAACAGCTTCCCAATGTAGAATCATTAATTTTATGTGTTGAATCTGGGTTAGGTGTTGCTTTACTTGACTCCAATATTAGATTATATGACAATCCCAATATTAAAGGTGTTAAAATAGGAGAAGATTTTATAAGTTATATTATGGTATGGAAAAAGGAGAACATGAATACTGCAGTATCACTGTTTACAAATAGTGTTTTGAGTGAAGTTGCAATACAGAAGTAG
- a CDS encoding DAPG hydrolase family protein, whose translation MRDLRKELTIQEEQKSYAKYFHKPVVVPNSQLIEILKQGQMDSAKALLPENINELLKDGYDEVETGYCVLENGAGYVAVNNKFPGVTLDMINWWFAWHGLEDLRYMLWFKKGHYGISVSDEDRAKILDPATPMLEKFQGRTHYVIEDAGNGPEDIQISFLKPKELGIDMDKFNSGKFTAVGGNGVSQSRSGGPKAPAIMLHLFREVPSGVESRSRFWMGYHMINGKPCKLLPEGIQIPVQSAMGLAFHNVEEYSNLAAILPELYKEMEGKIF comes from the coding sequence ATGAGAGATTTAAGAAAAGAACTAACCATACAAGAAGAACAAAAATCTTATGCAAAGTATTTTCATAAACCAGTCGTAGTACCTAATTCTCAATTGATAGAAATTCTTAAGCAAGGACAAATGGATTCAGCAAAGGCTTTGTTACCAGAGAATATAAATGAATTACTTAAAGATGGATATGATGAAGTTGAAACAGGATATTGTGTTCTTGAAAATGGGGCCGGCTATGTTGCAGTTAATAACAAGTTTCCGGGAGTAACTTTAGACATGATTAACTGGTGGTTTGCATGGCATGGACTTGAAGATTTGCGTTATATGTTGTGGTTTAAAAAAGGTCACTATGGTATATCAGTAAGTGATGAGGACAGAGCTAAAATACTTGATCCAGCTACACCAATGCTTGAAAAGTTTCAAGGACGCACTCATTATGTTATAGAAGATGCTGGTAATGGACCAGAAGATATTCAAATATCATTTTTAAAGCCTAAAGAATTAGGGATTGATATGGATAAGTTTAATTCTGGAAAGTTTACTGCAGTTGGAGGAAATGGTGTATCACAATCACGATCAGGAGGACCTAAGGCACCAGCCATAATGCTTCATTTATTTAGAGAAGTACCTAGCGGCGTGGAATCACGTTCAAGATTTTGGATGGGTTATCATATGATTAATGGAAAACCATGTAAGTTACTTCCAGAAGGAATACAGATTCCAGTACAATCAGCTATGGGACTAGCTTTCCATAATGTTGAGGAATATAGTAATTTAGCAGCAATTTTACCAGAGTTATATAAGGAAATGGAAGGAAAGATATTTTAA
- a CDS encoding FAD-dependent oxidoreductase, producing the protein MKKIETDVIVVAGGLSGLAAAIAAAENGVRVTVFEKSNTTGGAANMGMGPLGVGSSIQKAHMVSLTPGEAFRKHMHFTHYRVDARMVRDYYFKSGDTIDWLMDMGVEFYPPQRAFSAPENTRAYSDGEFTWHPVKPEGGGLPGPRAATSMIKKMTEKAVELGVEIIFETPANKIIMENGEAVGIFAKNKAGEEIEARAKAVILATGGFGDNPQMIKEETGYEFGKTIFNFAIPGMKGDGIKMAWEVGAGHTSCNMELMYQLPDNMNHFILDGAFRQPCLWVNKLGQRFMPEDQIANTTFTGNAITVQPGSVAYSIFDSKLLKKYKKKGGDIPSHVHPHDLYDHFDEQWERDIEAGYEPIAQADTIEELAEKMGIDVEGLVAQVEEYNDMCDQGYDELFEKDRGYMQSIEKGPFYCCRQNVGAYGSIGGILINHKTEVMTGDYKVIPGLYAVGTDACNIFGDSYPFILSGNTMGFCLNSGRIAGENASAELNEFS; encoded by the coding sequence ATGAAAAAGATAGAAACAGATGTAATTGTAGTTGCAGGAGGTCTTTCAGGATTAGCAGCAGCTATAGCAGCTGCTGAAAATGGTGTGAGAGTAACAGTTTTTGAAAAATCAAATACAACAGGCGGTGCTGCTAATATGGGAATGGGTCCACTTGGAGTAGGTTCATCAATTCAAAAGGCTCATATGGTTTCACTTACTCCAGGAGAAGCATTTAGAAAGCATATGCACTTTACACACTACAGGGTAGATGCTCGTATGGTAAGAGACTATTATTTTAAGTCAGGAGATACTATTGATTGGCTTATGGATATGGGAGTTGAGTTTTATCCACCTCAAAGGGCCTTTAGTGCACCAGAAAATACAAGAGCTTATTCTGATGGAGAATTTACATGGCATCCTGTAAAACCTGAAGGTGGCGGGCTTCCTGGCCCTCGTGCTGCTACCTCAATGATAAAGAAAATGACAGAGAAAGCAGTAGAACTAGGTGTGGAAATAATTTTTGAAACACCTGCAAATAAAATCATAATGGAGAATGGAGAGGCTGTTGGAATTTTTGCAAAAAACAAAGCAGGAGAAGAAATAGAAGCAAGAGCTAAAGCAGTTATTTTAGCAACTGGTGGATTTGGAGATAATCCTCAAATGATCAAAGAAGAGACAGGTTATGAATTCGGAAAAACAATTTTTAACTTTGCAATCCCAGGCATGAAGGGTGACGGTATTAAAATGGCATGGGAAGTAGGTGCGGGACATACATCATGTAATATGGAGTTAATGTATCAATTACCTGATAATATGAATCACTTTATACTTGATGGAGCATTCCGTCAACCATGTTTATGGGTAAATAAACTAGGTCAAAGATTTATGCCAGAAGATCAAATTGCTAATACAACCTTCACTGGAAATGCAATTACTGTACAACCGGGTAGTGTAGCTTATTCTATTTTTGATAGTAAATTACTTAAGAAATACAAGAAAAAAGGTGGAGATATTCCATCTCATGTACATCCACATGATTTATATGATCATTTTGATGAACAATGGGAAAGAGATATTGAAGCAGGATATGAGCCAATAGCACAAGCTGATACTATTGAGGAATTAGCAGAAAAAATGGGCATTGATGTAGAAGGCTTAGTAGCTCAAGTAGAAGAATACAACGATATGTGTGATCAAGGATATGATGAACTGTTTGAAAAAGACAGAGGATATATGCAGTCAATTGAAAAAGGACCTTTCTACTGCTGTCGTCAAAATGTTGGTGCATACGGTTCAATAGGTGGTATCCTTATCAATCATAAGACAGAAGTTATGACAGGAGATTATAAGGTTATTCCTGGTCTATACGCTGTTGGTACAGATGCTTGCAACATTTTTGGAGATAGTTATCCATTTATTTTATCAGGAAATACAATGGGGTTCTGCTTAAACAGTGGTCGTATTGCAGGTGAAAATGCATCAGCAGAATTAAATGAGTTTAGTTAA